DNA sequence from the Sulfurimonas sp. HSL3-1 genome:
AAAAGTTTAATAACTTTTTGATAAATTCACCCGGACCCTCCCATTTTAGGCAATCCGAACGGCCAAAATGTGTAAAAACCGCTATAATAAGCCCACAAAACCGCAGGAGGAAGCGTGCTCGCCTTTATCGACAAGACCATCATCCCCTTTGTGACCCGCAGCAACGACCAGCCGCTGCTGCTGCGCGAACTGCTCGAGATCAACAAGAACCACGACGACGGTCTCAAGCTCGAAGGGAAGATCCCCGGGCTGAAACTGCGGATCGGCCGCACGATTCTCGTCTTCCTTATTCTCTGGAACATCATCCTCCTGCCGCTGAGCCTCCTCTTTCACAAAGAGCTCGAAAAGATCGACTGCCACCTGCTCATCATCCTCGCCATCCTCTTTACGGGGATGTTCTTCGGCACCTACATGATGTTCAAGGAGTGGCTCGTCGACCGGATGGCCACCCAGCGCATCAAAGAGGCGTGGCAGAACCACTTCCCCCATTTCGCCTACGAAAAACACCACGTCGAGGTAACCTCCCTTTATCGTGAAGCCATCGACAAAGATGTCCCGAACAAAGAGCTCTACCTCTTCATGATGAACAGGCTCGCGGCGGAATAGGCTCCAGGTGTATCAGACCGTCGTCACCCTGCCCCCCTATCCGCGGGGATTCCACCTCATCACCGACGCCATTGACAATGCCGTCGCCGCATCCGGCATCACGACCGGGCTTGCCCACCTCTTTCTTAAACACACCAGTGCATCGCTATGCATCAACGAAAACGCCGACCCTACCGTGCGCAAAGACATGGAGCGTTTCTTCAGCGACGTCGCCGACGCCAAGCCCTACTACGTCCACACCTACGAGGGCGACGACGACATGCCCGCACACATTAAAAGCGTCATGCTCGGTACGTCACTGACCATCCCCGTCACCAATGGCCGCCTGAACCTCGGCACCTGGCAGGGGATCTACCTCGGCGAACACCGCGACCACGGCGGCAGCCGGAAGATCGTCGTGACGGTCTACTAACACTGGACATTTCTCGCTCCTGTACTTGTCATAGGAACCATCTATCTCTTCATTCTTTTCTTTTTCATAAGAAAAGAACCAAAAGAAAATCGTCGTTGCGCGAATCGCTCGCCCTTCTCGGCTTTATGCCTTCAGGGCGGCTTTCAAGGCACGCTTAACGACAGGTTGCCTATCGATTTTATGCGCTTCGGAAACCGAAGCTAATCAAAAAACAAAGAGCTTCGACACGTCGAAGCGCATGAATTAAATGGACTCTTGGCCTTGAGCGCGATCCTTATAAGCCATCCCGGAGGCATAAAGCCGGGAGGGATGTGCGTTTCGCGAAAGGCCGCTTTTTGCGCTACTTTTTCTAAAAAAGTGGCAGAAGAGTATTGTCAAAATTGTAGATTGAAGAGCTGTCCGCTATCGTCTATTTAGAAAATCTCGGCCAGCCAGAGCCGCAGCTTCAACCCCCACGTCGTCGTATAGCCGCTCTCGGCCCAGAAGACTTTGCCGTCCCTGTCGACAATGATCGTCGTCGGGAAGACGCCGATCTTGAACGCCTCCGCGATGGCGCCGTTCTGGTCGTTGATGACGGGGAAGGAGAGGCCGTTTGCTTTCATGTACTCGCCGATCTTCTCCAGCCCTCCCGATTTGACGGCGACGGTAATGACCTTCTCGTCCTTGGC
Encoded proteins:
- a CDS encoding secondary thiamine-phosphate synthase enzyme YjbQ — encoded protein: MYQTVVTLPPYPRGFHLITDAIDNAVAASGITTGLAHLFLKHTSASLCINENADPTVRKDMERFFSDVADAKPYYVHTYEGDDDMPAHIKSVMLGTSLTIPVTNGRLNLGTWQGIYLGEHRDHGGSRKIVVTVY
- a CDS encoding protein disulfide oxidoreductase — protein: MSRWRRWLKEFIVLALLTAVGATVIGYLRAPSFEGAALPKVEVSKLYGLAYDSSVQPDKPYILHFWATWCPVCHAEAGNIDVLAKDEKVITVAVKSGGLEKIGEYMKANGLSFPVINDQNGAIAEAFKIGVFPTTIIVDRDGKVFWAESGYTTTWGLKLRLWLAEIF